One Deltaproteobacteria bacterium genomic window carries:
- a CDS encoding STAS domain-containing protein: MIETTVEEHSGVQLVRLRGRLDREGARLLQERLDALLNSGVTKLVLDFNGLESMAGAGLQTLWLLLKRMRRAKGKLVLCCLPDAVLAIMDVAGFCSLFHIVQDESGVWNEF, translated from the coding sequence ATGATCGAGACCACGGTGGAAGAGCACTCAGGGGTCCAATTGGTCCGTCTCCGGGGACGCCTCGATCGGGAAGGGGCTCGACTTCTTCAGGAGCGTCTGGATGCACTGTTGAATTCCGGCGTTACGAAGCTCGTTCTGGACTTCAACGGATTGGAGAGCATGGCGGGCGCCGGCCTGCAGACTCTATGGCTGCTGCTAAAGCGCATGCGCAGGGCGAAGGGCAAGCTGGTATTGTGCTGCTTGCCCGATGCCGTGCTGGCGATCATGGATGTGGCGGGCTTTTGTTCTCTATTTCATATTGTCCAGGACGAATCGGGTGTCTGGAATGAGTTCTGA
- the moaA gene encoding GTP 3',8-cyclase MoaA — translation MSWHSNVGTSERCINYLRLSVTDRCNLRCRYCMGEEGIQRIPHDEILTYEEFLRIIRLTVQRGIRKVRITGGEPLIRKGLPTFIHHVSIKTGVEEITLTTNGVLLEEYAERLWANGIRRVNVSMDSLDPKRFEFITGRNVFHKVWAGIRETQRLGFDPIKLNVVVIKGWNDDEVLDFARLTYDAPYHVRFIEYMPLGGPIDWRSDLVVPAEELLRRIEALGDLSKLDRSTTDGPASRYKLAGARGTIGFISAITHGFCSSCNRLRLTAEGKLRTCLFSNVETDLKSPMRNGAGDEELLDIMDRAVANKPRGHGLAEEATPALNRRMWGIGG, via the coding sequence TTGAGTTGGCACTCGAACGTTGGAACTTCGGAGCGATGCATAAATTACCTCCGGCTATCCGTCACGGACCGTTGCAATCTTAGATGCCGATATTGCATGGGAGAGGAAGGAATTCAAAGAATTCCCCACGATGAGATACTTACGTATGAAGAATTCTTGCGAATCATTCGCCTAACCGTACAACGTGGTATTCGAAAAGTCCGCATCACGGGTGGCGAGCCCCTCATTCGAAAAGGCCTCCCCACATTCATACATCATGTATCGATTAAGACGGGGGTGGAAGAAATAACACTGACGACCAACGGCGTCCTTCTCGAGGAATACGCCGAAAGACTATGGGCGAACGGAATCCGCAGGGTGAATGTGAGCATGGACAGTCTCGATCCCAAGCGGTTCGAGTTTATTACCGGAAGGAATGTGTTTCACAAAGTTTGGGCCGGCATTCGCGAAACGCAACGCTTGGGGTTCGACCCCATCAAATTGAACGTCGTGGTCATCAAAGGTTGGAACGATGACGAAGTGTTGGATTTCGCCCGGTTGACATACGACGCCCCTTACCATGTTCGTTTCATCGAATACATGCCTTTGGGCGGCCCCATAGATTGGCGCTCGGACCTGGTGGTCCCGGCGGAGGAGTTGCTCCGGCGCATTGAAGCATTAGGAGACCTGTCGAAATTGGACCGTTCAACCACCGATGGACCGGCTTCGCGTTACAAACTGGCCGGGGCGCGAGGGACGATCGGTTTTATCAGCGCCATTACGCACGGATTCTGTTCTTCCTGCAATCGCTTGCGACTCACTGCCGAAGGCAAGCTCAGAACGTGTCTCTTCTCCAACGTAGAGACGGACTTGAAATCGCCGATGCGCAACGGAGCGGGAGACGAGGAACTCCTTGATATCATGGATCGCGCTGTAGCCAACAAGCCCCGGGGGCACGGCCTGGCGGAAGAAGCCACACCCGCGCTCAACCGGCGTATGTGGGGCATCGGAGGCTGA
- a CDS encoding DUF1786 domain-containing protein — translation MHADAILAIDIGGGTQDLLLWTPEDRIENCAKLVLPSPTRIVAKRISRATSRRRPIFLYGTVMGGGSNTVALKKHLDAGLKAYAEKEAAATFHDNIEYVRRMGVEIVEEAPELAERIRLFDLDIENLNRLLDAYEVTLPGRLIVAVQDHGFSPNISNREMRFAQWKRFLDAGGKLEDLVYATPPPENTRMGAIHKIRPDALIVDTGPAAIMGAMLDDWAVSRIRDGLMVVNVGNAHTLAYLVAEGRVYGIYEHHTECLDFAKAMDQLQRFRNGLLTSEEVYSDMGHGVVYSEGVNDHFENAPMLATGPQRALIKTGDVHPAAPFGDMMLSGCFGLVRAALHAWKLNRSIC, via the coding sequence ATGCACGCGGACGCTATACTTGCCATCGATATAGGAGGAGGCACTCAGGATCTCCTCCTGTGGACCCCCGAAGATCGCATCGAAAACTGCGCCAAGCTTGTCTTGCCTTCGCCTACCCGAATTGTGGCGAAACGGATATCCCGGGCCACCTCGCGCAGACGTCCGATCTTCTTGTATGGAACGGTGATGGGAGGCGGGTCCAACACGGTTGCTCTCAAGAAACATCTGGATGCCGGACTGAAAGCCTACGCGGAAAAAGAAGCGGCCGCAACCTTCCACGACAACATCGAGTATGTTCGTCGCATGGGGGTCGAAATCGTGGAGGAAGCCCCGGAATTGGCGGAGAGGATTCGGCTTTTCGATCTCGATATCGAGAACTTGAATCGACTTCTCGATGCCTATGAGGTGACGCTTCCCGGAAGGTTGATCGTGGCCGTGCAGGATCACGGGTTTTCTCCGAACATCAGCAACCGGGAAATGCGATTCGCTCAATGGAAACGGTTCCTCGACGCCGGAGGAAAGCTTGAAGATCTGGTCTACGCAACTCCTCCCCCGGAAAATACTCGCATGGGCGCCATTCACAAGATACGACCCGACGCGCTGATTGTGGACACCGGTCCGGCGGCCATCATGGGAGCCATGCTGGATGATTGGGCTGTTTCCAGAATTCGAGACGGCCTGATGGTCGTAAATGTGGGTAACGCCCACACACTGGCCTATCTCGTTGCCGAAGGCCGGGTGTACGGAATCTACGAACACCACACGGAATGTCTTGATTTTGCCAAGGCCATGGATCAGTTGCAGCGTTTCAGAAACGGCCTCCTAACGTCTGAAGAAGTGTACTCCGACATGGGACATGGTGTCGTCTATTCCGAGGGCGTGAACGACCATTTTGAAAACGCGCCGATGCTGGCAACCGGCCCGCAACGGGCCCTGATCAAAACAGGGGATGTGCATCCGGCCGCGCCTTTCGGAGACATGATGCTGAGCGGCTGTTTCGGACTCGTCCGGGCGGCTCTCCATGCGTGGAAGCTGAATCGTTCGATCTGTTGA
- a CDS encoding molybdenum cofactor biosynthesis protein MoaE, whose translation MNLEALHERIRSSTDFSRVGMIASHRGVVRGTSRDGLPVASFHVKMNTERLSDIIESARKRPGIVEVLVEYQEGELLPGEDVLLVAVAGDLRDNVFPALVDTVDEIKRFATESWERYA comes from the coding sequence ATGAACCTGGAAGCATTACACGAGCGGATTCGTTCCAGTACCGATTTTTCCCGAGTGGGTATGATCGCCTCGCATCGCGGCGTGGTGCGGGGAACATCCAGGGATGGCCTTCCGGTCGCGTCGTTTCATGTTAAGATGAATACGGAAAGGCTGTCGGACATCATTGAATCAGCGAGAAAGCGGCCGGGTATTGTCGAGGTCCTGGTCGAATATCAAGAAGGTGAACTCCTTCCGGGTGAAGATGTTTTGCTGGTGGCGGTGGCCGGCGATCTCCGCGATAACGTGTTTCCCGCTCTGGTCGACACGGTGGACGAGATCAAACGGTTCGCTACCGAAAGCTGGGAAAGATACGCCTGA
- the trxC gene encoding thioredoxin TrxC, which translates to MSASIHIVCAHCDSVNRIPADKLGLRPNCGKCHRKLFEAHPVSLRGQSFAKHVSRSDVPVLVDFWASWCGPCKMMAPAFEKAAQMLHPRVRLAKVNTEEEQALAGKFGVQSIPTMVLFKHGREAARVSGAMSADQIVGWARGRL; encoded by the coding sequence ATGTCGGCGTCCATTCATATTGTCTGTGCTCATTGCGACAGCGTGAACCGTATACCAGCGGATAAACTCGGTCTCAGACCGAATTGCGGTAAATGTCATCGAAAACTGTTCGAAGCGCACCCGGTCTCTTTGAGAGGACAAAGCTTCGCCAAGCACGTCAGCCGAAGCGATGTTCCCGTTCTTGTGGACTTTTGGGCATCCTGGTGCGGGCCGTGCAAGATGATGGCCCCCGCGTTTGAGAAAGCAGCCCAAATGCTTCATCCGCGCGTGCGCCTGGCCAAAGTCAATACGGAAGAGGAGCAGGCTTTGGCCGGAAAGTTCGGGGTCCAGTCGATTCCCACCATGGTTCTTTTCAAGCATGGGCGGGAAGCGGCGAGAGTTTCAGGGGCCATGTCCGCGGACCAGATCGTGGGGTGGGCGCGGGGGCGCCTTTAA
- a CDS encoding MFS transporter — protein sequence METQPDDLASWNRNVRLFALYRVFFNMRFYYPVFALFYLDAGVSIEQFAVLQAIWSLSIVFFEVPSGIVADLIGRTKTLRLGAFLAVIEMLVFALSTTFWGFALNRVLSGFNESLASGADSALLYDSLKEAGRQDQYKQALGKAQYQTLIFGSVSAVSGSLLYTVHMRLPIWFTAVCMVVTFIGSLFFRETPRLKQKATFAAEWSMFCSSLKIVLDSREILFLILFAFLVDSGIRIAMVHNSLYFQEILIPVAWFGAIGVGIRLVGSIVSKNAYRIDTALGFNGSALVVGGLALASFAGMSTMVPFLGVVFPLALAPCMFFVTVNVEGEINSRIPSDFRATILSIKNICLNMGFAAGMILFDWRANESLSPSFWVLTAVFFVGGLLLFVAGRKVRIDSKALEVERK from the coding sequence TTGGAGACGCAGCCCGACGATCTAGCGTCCTGGAACCGCAATGTGCGATTGTTTGCCCTTTATCGGGTGTTTTTCAATATGCGGTTCTACTACCCGGTTTTCGCTCTGTTTTACCTGGACGCGGGGGTAAGCATCGAGCAGTTTGCCGTGCTGCAGGCCATCTGGTCCCTCAGCATCGTTTTCTTCGAAGTGCCGTCCGGCATCGTGGCGGATCTGATCGGCAGGACCAAGACGTTGCGTCTAGGGGCCTTCCTCGCAGTGATCGAAATGCTGGTGTTCGCCCTTTCAACCACCTTCTGGGGTTTTGCATTAAACCGGGTACTGAGCGGATTCAACGAAAGTCTCGCATCCGGAGCAGACTCGGCCTTGTTGTACGATTCCCTGAAAGAAGCCGGGCGGCAGGATCAGTACAAACAGGCCCTGGGCAAGGCCCAATACCAGACCCTGATCTTCGGGTCGGTTTCCGCTGTGTCCGGCAGCCTCCTGTACACCGTTCACATGCGGCTCCCCATCTGGTTCACGGCCGTCTGCATGGTCGTCACCTTTATCGGGTCGTTGTTCTTCCGGGAGACCCCCAGATTGAAGCAAAAAGCGACTTTTGCCGCCGAATGGAGCATGTTTTGCAGCAGCCTGAAGATCGTTCTGGACAGCAGGGAGATCCTCTTCCTGATTCTGTTCGCGTTTCTCGTGGACTCCGGCATTCGAATCGCCATGGTGCATAACTCTCTATATTTCCAGGAGATTCTGATTCCGGTGGCCTGGTTCGGCGCCATCGGCGTGGGAATCCGTCTGGTTGGGTCCATTGTTTCGAAAAATGCCTATCGCATCGACACCGCCTTGGGTTTCAACGGATCGGCCCTCGTGGTCGGCGGGTTGGCGCTGGCGAGTTTCGCGGGCATGAGCACCATGGTTCCGTTCCTAGGTGTCGTTTTTCCGCTGGCCTTGGCGCCGTGCATGTTCTTCGTCACCGTGAATGTGGAAGGAGAAATCAACAGTCGCATTCCCAGCGATTTTCGCGCCACCATTCTGAGCATCAAGAACATCTGTTTGAATATGGGGTTTGCCGCGGGTATGATTTTATTCGACTGGAGGGCGAACGAGAGCCTCTCTCCCAGCTTCTGGGTCCTTACTGCCGTGTTTTTCGTTGGCGGACTGTTGCTGTTCGTCGCCGGACGAAAGGTCCGAATCGATTCGAAAGCGTTGGAAGTTGAAAGGAAGTGA